A single genomic interval of Alteromonas sp. CI.11.F.A3 harbors:
- the fabF gene encoding beta-ketoacyl-ACP synthase II produces the protein MTKRRVVVTGLGMLSPLGLSVDETWRRLLAGESGIGEITHFDCSDYSTRFAGQVDNFDPQEYIEKKETKKMDRFIQLGIAAGKQAMADSGLTITEENAHRVGVAIGSGIGGLEQIEQNHTKLMNSGPKRVSPFFVPSTITNMISGFLSIMEGLKGPNLNVVTACTTGVHNIGIAARTIAYDDADAMLAGGSEASITPLGIAGFAAARALSARNDDPQGASRPWDKDRDGFVMGEGAGVVMLEEYEAAKARGATIYAELVGFGMSGDAYHMTSPPADGEGAAASMSNAIRDAKIESSEIGYVNAHGTSTPAGDIAEVAAVKRVFNEHAHNMLVSSTKSMTGHLLGAAGSVEAIFTILALRDKMAPPTINLDEPSEGCDLDFVANKAKMFTSDYALCNSFGFGGTNGSLIFKRI, from the coding sequence GTGACAAAACGTCGCGTAGTGGTTACTGGTCTTGGCATGCTTTCACCTTTGGGTCTTTCTGTAGATGAGACTTGGCGTCGTCTGTTAGCAGGCGAAAGCGGTATTGGTGAAATCACCCATTTTGATTGCAGTGACTATTCCACCCGTTTCGCTGGTCAAGTTGATAACTTCGACCCGCAGGAATATATAGAAAAAAAAGAAACGAAGAAAATGGACAGGTTTATTCAGCTGGGTATTGCAGCGGGTAAACAGGCCATGGCTGATTCGGGCTTAACGATAACTGAAGAGAATGCACACCGAGTAGGTGTGGCTATTGGTTCAGGTATCGGTGGGCTAGAGCAAATTGAACAAAACCACACCAAATTAATGAATAGCGGTCCTAAGCGCGTTTCTCCATTTTTTGTGCCTTCCACTATCACCAACATGATTTCTGGCTTTTTGTCTATCATGGAAGGTCTTAAAGGGCCGAATCTAAACGTAGTGACGGCGTGTACCACTGGTGTGCATAACATTGGTATTGCTGCGCGTACTATCGCGTATGACGATGCAGATGCCATGCTAGCAGGCGGTTCAGAGGCGTCTATTACGCCATTAGGTATTGCTGGCTTTGCTGCGGCACGTGCATTGTCTGCACGAAACGACGATCCTCAAGGGGCTAGTCGCCCTTGGGATAAAGATCGTGACGGTTTCGTCATGGGCGAAGGCGCTGGTGTAGTGATGCTAGAAGAATACGAAGCGGCAAAGGCTCGTGGTGCAACCATTTACGCTGAACTTGTTGGTTTTGGTATGAGTGGCGATGCTTATCATATGACATCACCACCTGCTGACGGTGAAGGTGCGGCGGCTTCAATGAGTAACGCTATTCGCGATGCAAAAATTGAAAGCAGTGAAATTGGTTACGTTAACGCTCACGGGACATCAACGCCAGCGGGTGATATTGCAGAAGTGGCAGCGGTTAAACGCGTGTTCAACGAACATGCGCACAACATGCTTGTAAGCTCTACTAAGTCGATGACAGGTCATTTACTTGGTGCAGCGGGCTCTGTAGAAGCTATTTTCACCATATTGGCACTACGTGACAAAATGGCACCGCCAACCATTAATTTGGATGAGCCAAGTGAAGGATGCGATTTAGACTTCGTGGCAAATAAAGCAAAAATGTTTACTTCAGACTATGCGCTGTGTAATTCATTTGGCTTTGGTGGTACTAACGGTTCGCTTATTTTCAAACGAATTTAA
- the acpP gene encoding acyl carrier protein, giving the protein MSNIEERVKKIIIEQLGVKEEEVKAEASFVDDLGADSLDTVELVMALEEEFDTEIPDEEAEKITTVQSAIDYINANKDA; this is encoded by the coding sequence ATGAGTAACATTGAAGAACGCGTTAAGAAAATTATCATTGAACAACTTGGCGTAAAAGAAGAAGAAGTAAAAGCTGAAGCTTCATTCGTTGATGATTTGGGCGCAGACTCACTTGACACTGTTGAGCTAGTAATGGCGTTAGAAGAAGAATTTGATACTGAAATTCCTGACGAAGAAGCAGAAAAAATTACTACTGTTCAGTCAGCGATTGATTACATCAATGCTAACAAAGACGCTTAA
- the fabG gene encoding 3-oxoacyl-ACP reductase FabG, producing MSQLEGKIALVTGASRGIGKAIASQLAAQGATVVGTATSDSGASAITEYLSEFGGKGIALNVTDKDSIDAIIKEINDTFGGIDILVNNAGITRDNLLMRMKDDEWQDIINTNLTAIFTLSKAVLRGMMKKRFGRIVNIGSVVGSSGNAGQANYAAAKAGVIGFSKSMAREVASRGITINVVAPGFIDTDMTKSLTDDQKSAIFKDIPANRLGEPDEIAATVAFLVSNGAAYITGETIHVNGGMYMG from the coding sequence ATGAGTCAGTTAGAAGGCAAAATAGCACTGGTAACAGGCGCAAGCCGAGGCATTGGTAAAGCCATTGCTAGTCAGCTTGCAGCGCAAGGTGCTACGGTTGTGGGTACTGCTACAAGCGACAGTGGTGCAAGTGCAATTACTGAATATTTATCTGAGTTTGGTGGCAAAGGTATTGCACTAAATGTTACCGATAAAGACAGTATAGATGCTATAATCAAGGAAATTAATGACACCTTCGGTGGCATTGATATTTTGGTTAATAATGCAGGTATTACCCGTGATAACTTGTTAATGCGTATGAAAGATGACGAATGGCAAGACATCATTAATACCAACCTTACAGCCATTTTTACGCTATCAAAAGCGGTACTTCGCGGTATGATGAAGAAACGCTTTGGCCGTATCGTAAATATCGGTTCTGTGGTAGGTAGTTCGGGTAATGCTGGGCAAGCAAACTACGCAGCAGCGAAAGCAGGTGTTATTGGTTTTTCGAAATCTATGGCACGTGAAGTGGCTTCTCGTGGTATAACTATTAACGTTGTTGCGCCTGGTTTTATCGATACTGACATGACAAAATCATTGACGGACGATCAAAAAAGCGCAATTTTTAAAGATATTCCTGCTAACCGTTTAGGTGAACCTGATGAAATAGCAGCCACTGTTGCCTTTTTAGTGAGCAACGGTGCAGCCTATATTACAGGCGAAACTATCCATGTAAACGGTGGTATGTATATGGGTTAA
- the fabD gene encoding ACP S-malonyltransferase, with translation MTKTACVFPGQGSQSVGMLKELADSHPSVLDTFKEASDVLGYDLWDLVQNDADGKLNETHITQPALLAASVATWRVLEAQGIEVSYLAGHSLGEYSALVCGGAMSFADAIKLVEARGQYMQEAVPAGAGAMYAIIGLDDNTIANVCHQTAIATGDVVSPVNFNSPGQVVIAGEKVAAEQAAAACKEAGAKRALPLAVSVPSHCELMRPAADKLEDALATLNVHTPAINIINNVDVTIETDGASIKSALVRQLYCPVQWTRTVEYLAAAGVERIIEVGPGKVLTGLNKRINKSLESIAVNTPESVEALKQ, from the coding sequence ATGACAAAAACAGCCTGCGTCTTTCCAGGGCAGGGCTCACAATCTGTGGGCATGCTTAAAGAGTTGGCCGACAGCCATCCTTCGGTTTTAGATACCTTCAAAGAAGCTTCAGACGTATTAGGTTACGATCTTTGGGATCTGGTACAAAACGACGCCGATGGGAAATTGAACGAAACCCATATCACTCAGCCCGCTTTGCTTGCAGCCAGTGTTGCCACTTGGCGCGTACTAGAAGCTCAAGGCATTGAAGTGAGTTACTTAGCGGGTCACAGTTTAGGTGAGTATTCTGCGTTAGTGTGTGGCGGTGCCATGTCATTCGCCGATGCGATAAAGCTGGTTGAAGCTCGTGGACAATATATGCAAGAGGCGGTGCCAGCGGGTGCCGGTGCTATGTATGCCATTATTGGTCTAGATGACAACACCATTGCTAATGTGTGCCACCAAACGGCTATTGCCACAGGTGATGTAGTGTCTCCGGTTAATTTTAACTCGCCAGGCCAAGTGGTTATTGCGGGTGAAAAAGTGGCCGCTGAGCAAGCTGCTGCTGCATGTAAAGAAGCGGGTGCTAAGCGAGCGCTTCCACTAGCGGTAAGTGTGCCTTCGCATTGCGAACTTATGCGCCCTGCTGCTGACAAATTAGAAGACGCGCTGGCGACATTAAACGTTCATACCCCTGCAATTAATATCATTAATAATGTTGATGTGACCATTGAAACTGACGGTGCATCAATAAAAAGTGCGTTGGTACGCCAATTATATTGCCCCGTGCAGTGGACGCGTACCGTTGAGTACTTGGCTGCCGCAGGTGTTGAACGCATCATTGAAGTAGGCCCAGGTAAGGTACTTACAGGATTAAATAAACGCATTAATAAAAGTTTAGAATCCATTGCTGTAAACACCCCAGAAAGTGTGGAAGCATTAAAACAATAA
- a CDS encoding beta-ketoacyl-ACP synthase III gives MSKYSRFIGTGSYYPSDIRTNADLEVMVDTSDEWITDRTGIKERRIIGAEETAATMGAEASKKAIEMAGIDPQSIDMIVCATTSGRYALPSTACEIQRILGINGIPAFDVAAACAGYCYALSVADQYIKSGMAKRILVIGTDCLSRLIAPEDRTMVILFGDAAGATIIEASDEPGILSTHINADGSYGDLLYVGNPTRGDEASVHENWGVMRGNEVFKVAVNKLSEVVEQTLAANNMQKSDLDWLVPHQANFRIIKATAKKLDMSLEQVVVTLEKYGNTSAATVPTALDTAIRDGRIQRGQHLLLEAFGGGFAWASALVRY, from the coding sequence TTGAGCAAATATTCTCGATTTATCGGTACCGGAAGTTATTACCCTAGTGATATACGAACCAATGCCGATTTGGAAGTTATGGTTGATACCAGTGATGAATGGATCACTGATAGAACCGGTATTAAAGAACGCCGAATTATAGGTGCTGAAGAAACCGCTGCGACCATGGGTGCAGAGGCAAGTAAAAAAGCCATAGAGATGGCAGGCATCGACCCTCAATCAATTGACATGATAGTGTGTGCTACTACTAGCGGACGCTATGCACTTCCTAGCACTGCCTGTGAAATTCAGCGCATTTTAGGTATTAACGGTATTCCTGCATTTGATGTGGCAGCTGCTTGTGCAGGTTATTGCTATGCATTAAGTGTGGCCGACCAATACATCAAATCTGGCATGGCTAAGCGTATCTTAGTTATTGGTACAGATTGTCTTAGTCGCCTGATAGCGCCTGAAGACCGCACTATGGTCATTTTATTTGGCGATGCTGCCGGTGCCACTATTATAGAAGCCAGCGATGAGCCGGGTATTTTATCAACTCACATCAACGCTGATGGTTCTTACGGCGATTTACTTTACGTTGGTAACCCAACCCGTGGCGATGAAGCATCGGTTCACGAAAACTGGGGCGTGATGCGCGGAAACGAAGTTTTCAAAGTTGCCGTGAACAAATTGTCTGAAGTGGTTGAGCAAACCCTTGCGGCAAACAATATGCAAAAATCTGATCTGGATTGGCTAGTGCCTCATCAAGCGAATTTCAGAATTATTAAAGCGACAGCAAAAAAACTAGATATGTCGTTAGAACAAGTGGTAGTGACGTTAGAGAAATACGGTAATACTTCGGCTGCCACAGTACCCACAGCACTAGACACCGCTATTCGCGATGGTCGCATTCAGCGTGGGCAACATTTATTACTAGAAGCATTCGGCGGCGGTTTTGCGTGGGCATCTGCGCTGGTACGATACTAG
- the plsX gene encoding phosphate acyltransferase PlsX, which produces MSKLTIALDIMGGDHGPPVILSAAVKAIELHSDVHFLLCGDQAVISPAIQNLTASQRSRVTVSHCDQVVEMGEAPTSALRNKKRSSMRRVIEYVQSNEADACVSAGNTGALLTLSFYLLKTLSGIDRPALISMMPTASHHNVFLLDLGANVNCTPEILFQYGVMGSVLAQEAAGIPSPRVALLNVGEEDIKGNAYVKLADQLFKDAPGINYIGYVEGDDIFTDKADVVVTDGFTGNVALKSSEGLAKLVINEVKRQSQKNFYTRLMAKIAFPLLKSIYNSVNPDQYNGASLIGLRGIVIKSHGNASKDAFYYAIVQAMKEAKMRVPDKIKTKIETVLLEQL; this is translated from the coding sequence TTGTCTAAGCTAACCATCGCGTTAGATATCATGGGGGGCGATCATGGTCCCCCTGTTATCCTCTCTGCGGCTGTAAAAGCCATTGAACTTCATTCTGACGTTCATTTTTTGCTATGCGGCGACCAAGCCGTTATTTCCCCAGCAATTCAAAATCTCACTGCTTCTCAACGAAGTCGGGTAACGGTATCTCATTGCGACCAAGTGGTTGAAATGGGTGAGGCGCCTACCTCTGCGTTACGAAATAAAAAACGCTCTTCAATGCGTCGTGTGATTGAATATGTTCAAAGCAATGAAGCCGATGCGTGCGTTAGTGCAGGTAATACCGGTGCGCTATTAACCTTATCGTTTTATCTATTAAAAACCTTATCGGGTATTGATAGGCCAGCGCTTATCAGCATGATGCCCACCGCGAGTCATCATAATGTTTTCTTGCTCGATTTAGGCGCGAATGTTAATTGCACGCCTGAAATTCTATTTCAGTATGGTGTGATGGGGTCGGTGTTAGCGCAAGAAGCAGCAGGCATTCCTTCTCCTCGTGTTGCGTTACTTAACGTGGGCGAAGAAGATATAAAAGGAAATGCGTACGTAAAGTTAGCCGATCAATTATTTAAAGATGCACCAGGTATTAATTATATTGGCTATGTAGAAGGTGATGACATCTTTACCGATAAAGCCGATGTGGTGGTTACTGACGGTTTTACCGGCAATGTTGCGCTTAAATCTAGTGAAGGACTGGCCAAGTTAGTTATCAACGAAGTGAAGCGCCAGTCACAAAAGAACTTTTATACGCGGCTAATGGCCAAAATTGCTTTTCCATTGCTCAAATCTATCTATAACAGCGTGAACCCCGACCAGTATAATGGTGCGAGTCTGATAGGATTGCGCGGCATTGTTATCAAGAGTCATGGAAATGCATCTAAAGACGCCTTTTATTACGCCATTGTGCAAGCAATGAAAGAAGCAAAGATGCGAGTTCCAGACAAGATAAAAACGAAGATAGAAACGGTTTTATTGGAGCAGCTTTGA
- the rpmF gene encoding 50S ribosomal protein L32, whose protein sequence is MAVQKNRKTRSKRGMRRSHDALTASTLSVDPTSGETHRRHHVTADGYYKGNKVVGA, encoded by the coding sequence ATGGCTGTACAAAAAAATCGTAAAACGCGCTCTAAGCGTGGTATGCGTCGTTCACACGATGCATTGACTGCGTCGACTTTGTCTGTCGACCCAACGTCGGGTGAAACACACCGTCGTCACCACGTGACAGCTGACGGTTACTATAAAGGCAATAAAGTAGTCGGCGCGTAA
- the yceD gene encoding 23S rRNA accumulation protein YceD yields the protein MQKVKLPHTVEPTSSAMKRSDYRGVLVSEDMERLSGAVVRCSEYVDVDVQFKKDEQGLTVFHGHLGTQVTLLCQRCNGEFDTTLDVDFCFTPVQGEERNEEDPIPEAYEPVEVNDHGEVNLLQIFEDELLLSLPIVPLHAEEECSVKKDDMSFGKIEPEQERENPFAVLKELKRDQE from the coding sequence ATGCAGAAAGTGAAACTCCCTCATACGGTCGAACCGACCAGCAGCGCTATGAAACGTTCCGATTATCGGGGTGTTCTTGTGTCTGAAGATATGGAACGATTAAGTGGGGCTGTTGTCCGATGTAGTGAATATGTGGACGTCGATGTGCAGTTCAAAAAAGACGAGCAGGGTCTTACTGTATTTCACGGTCATTTAGGCACTCAGGTAACACTTCTCTGCCAGCGGTGTAATGGTGAATTTGATACCACACTTGATGTGGATTTTTGTTTTACTCCAGTGCAGGGAGAAGAACGAAATGAAGAAGATCCAATACCCGAGGCTTACGAACCGGTAGAGGTCAACGACCACGGAGAAGTTAATCTGCTTCAGATATTTGAAGACGAGTTACTTTTATCTTTGCCCATCGTACCCCTTCATGCAGAGGAGGAGTGCTCAGTGAAAAAAGATGATATGTCATTTGGAAAGATTGAACCGGAACAAGAGCGAGAAAACCCTTTCGCGGTTTTGAAAGAACTTAAGCGAGACCAGGAGTAA
- a CDS encoding Maf family protein — protein MTTLVLASSSKYRQQLLSNIGIQVEICKPDIDETPLPDETPLALCKRLAFEKAKKIAQQQPGRIVIGSDQVASVEGPDGKIIFGKPGTVENAVAQLKMCQGKSVYFYTAISLCKAEDDDDLPDILTSNLDTITRAEETCVYFRSHKEAQLRAYVEAEMPLDCAGSFKCEGMGALLFERITSRDPNTLIGLPVMLLHNMLDKHFDIDLLDLATAKA, from the coding sequence ATGACCACACTCGTTCTAGCTTCATCATCGAAGTACCGCCAGCAATTATTGTCGAATATTGGTATTCAAGTTGAAATATGCAAACCAGATATAGATGAGACTCCCCTACCTGATGAGACCCCCCTTGCGTTGTGTAAACGTTTAGCGTTCGAAAAAGCAAAAAAAATTGCTCAACAACAGCCAGGGAGAATTGTCATTGGAAGTGATCAAGTTGCTTCTGTAGAAGGTCCAGACGGCAAGATTATATTTGGCAAACCCGGCACAGTTGAAAATGCTGTAGCGCAATTAAAAATGTGCCAGGGAAAATCGGTGTATTTCTACACTGCGATAAGTTTGTGTAAAGCTGAAGACGACGATGACCTACCCGATATTCTTACTAGTAATTTAGATACCATTACTCGAGCTGAAGAAACCTGTGTGTATTTTCGTAGCCATAAAGAAGCGCAGCTACGTGCTTATGTTGAAGCCGAAATGCCACTTGATTGCGCGGGGAGTTTCAAATGTGAAGGAATGGGGGCCTTATTGTTCGAACGCATTACCAGCCGCGACCCTAATACTTTAATAGGGCTTCCCGTTATGCTGCTGCATAATATGTTAGACAAACATTTTGATATCGATTTGCTAGACCTAGCGACTGCCAAGGCCTAG
- a CDS encoding HAD-IA family hydrolase, whose translation MRYKLVIFDWDGTLMDSADKIINCMQIAAKLCEMPVPSADAVSHIIGISLKPAIKQLFGIDDDALAERLVLAYKEAFVSHDATPCPLFNDVQELLLALKAEGATLAVATGKARRGLDRAWLQTETGHFFSASRCADDAQSKPSPDMLLQILDELKISAHDAVMIGDTTYDMQMAKSIGMRRIGVSYGVHAQVHLEALAPETIVHSIGELQQFLLR comes from the coding sequence ATGCGCTATAAGTTGGTTATTTTTGATTGGGACGGCACCTTAATGGATTCTGCCGATAAAATTATCAACTGTATGCAGATAGCAGCAAAACTCTGTGAAATGCCTGTTCCTAGTGCTGATGCGGTGAGTCACATTATTGGTATTAGCTTAAAACCTGCTATTAAGCAGTTATTTGGCATTGATGATGACGCCCTAGCTGAGCGTTTAGTGCTGGCTTATAAAGAAGCCTTCGTAAGCCATGATGCTACGCCGTGCCCGTTATTTAATGATGTGCAAGAATTGTTGTTAGCACTAAAAGCAGAGGGTGCCACCCTTGCTGTAGCAACAGGGAAAGCGCGTAGAGGTCTTGATAGAGCATGGTTGCAAACCGAGACTGGCCACTTTTTCAGTGCATCACGATGTGCTGACGATGCCCAGTCGAAACCGTCACCTGACATGCTACTGCAAATTTTAGACGAGCTAAAAATCAGTGCTCACGATGCGGTTATGATTGGCGACACCACCTACGATATGCAAATGGCGAAATCTATTGGTATGCGCAGAATAGGGGTTTCTTACGGAGTGCACGCACAAGTACACCTTGAAGCATTGGCGCCCGAAACCATTGTGCACTCCATTGGTGAACTTCAGCAATTTTTGCTTCGCTAG
- the rluC gene encoding 23S rRNA pseudouridine(955/2504/2580) synthase RluC yields the protein MKEQTQQSVRFVTVEPDLAGQRVDNFLRTQLKGVPKSMIYRILRKGEVRVNKGRVKPEYKLVADDVVRIPPVRVSEGTPGPSPKLDKIAALESQILFEDERIIVINKPSGIAVHGGSGLSFGLIEGLRALRPDANFMELVHRLDRDTSGCILIAKKRSALRHMHEQLRTGKMDKRYQALVAGQWPDNRFKVKAPLRKNVLQSGERMVSVSEDGKPSETRYRILQKFDTATLVEASPITGRTHQIRVHCLHAEHPIACDPKYGDGGFDESMRQKGLNRLFLHAHSISLIHPGTEERVKFTAPLDATLTNTLKALS from the coding sequence ATGAAAGAACAAACCCAACAATCAGTCCGTTTCGTTACCGTTGAACCCGATTTAGCAGGGCAACGTGTAGACAATTTTTTGCGCACCCAATTAAAAGGCGTGCCCAAAAGTATGATTTATCGCATTTTGCGTAAAGGTGAAGTGCGCGTAAATAAGGGTAGAGTAAAACCCGAATATAAACTCGTTGCCGATGATGTAGTGCGTATTCCGCCTGTACGTGTATCAGAAGGAACGCCTGGGCCATCGCCAAAACTCGATAAAATTGCAGCGCTAGAATCTCAAATATTATTTGAAGACGAGCGCATTATTGTGATCAATAAACCTTCAGGCATTGCTGTTCACGGTGGCAGTGGTTTGAGCTTTGGTCTTATTGAGGGTTTACGCGCACTGCGCCCCGATGCCAATTTTATGGAATTGGTGCACCGTTTAGACAGAGACACCTCTGGCTGCATTCTTATTGCTAAGAAACGCTCGGCGCTTCGTCATATGCATGAGCAGTTGCGTACCGGTAAAATGGATAAGCGCTACCAAGCCTTAGTGGCAGGGCAATGGCCTGACAACCGTTTTAAAGTAAAAGCACCACTTCGAAAAAATGTGTTGCAGTCTGGTGAACGCATGGTGAGTGTGAGTGAAGATGGCAAGCCATCCGAAACCCGTTACCGCATATTGCAAAAATTCGACACCGCCACTTTGGTAGAAGCTTCACCTATAACAGGTAGAACTCACCAAATCCGAGTTCACTGTTTACACGCCGAACATCCTATTGCTTGCGACCCTAAATACGGTGATGGCGGGTTTGATGAGTCTATGCGTCAAAAAGGGTTAAACCGCTTATTTTTGCACGCACATAGCATTTCGCTAATTCACCCTGGCACAGAAGAGCGGGTTAAATTTACCGCTCCGTTAGATGCCACATTAACCAATACCTTAAAAGCGTTGTCATAA